Part of the Natranaeroarchaeum aerophilus genome is shown below.
CCAGATGCCGTGTGTCGGTGGCATCGAACCTGGCGGGGAGTCCGATACCGATAGAGAGTCGAGAACGGTCCTGAACGTGCATGTGCAACTGTGGCTCGCTGGCGTTGCCCGAGTACCCGCAGGAAGCGATCTGTTCACCCTGCTCAATAGTGTCTCCCACTTGGACTGTGAGGCTTCCCTGCTGGAGATGTGCAAGCACGGTGACCATATCGCCGTGGTCAATCACAACGTAGTTGCCGTAGATTGAACGGTAGGTTGGGGCTGGTGCACCGTTTGCACGACTGCTGTCGTTCCGACTATCTGTAGCGTTGACAACGGTCCCGTCAGCCGGCGCGAGCACGGGTTCCCCATAACAGTAGTGTGTGGCAGGATCGGTGCCTGAGGCGGCCTTGTCGTAGGTCGATCCCTTGTCATCAGTGATGACAAAGTCGTAGGCGTACCGATGCTGTGGAACGCCGGTATCGTGGGCGAACGTCTTGTCCGGGCTCCCCGAAAGGATGGTCCACTCGTCGTCAAAGGGTAGCCAAAGCGGTTGCTCTTGATCGAACTCGTCAGGGTCGGGGGTGAGCTTGCGCCCACGAACCACAGCCATGTTGCATCGGTGGATAATCGATTGCACGAGTGGAACCGGATGGATGGTCGCCCAGCCAGCTCCCAGATGGCCACGAACGCCAGTCGGCTCTCGGTCTTCAATCCACTCAGTCGGATCTCCCTCGTCTGTCAGCCATTCAAGCGCGATTGCAACAGGGATGAACAGAAAACAAAGGTAAAATAGGCCAAAGACAGGGTGGACCCATTCCCAAAAGCCCAGAAAGCCGAGCCACCAGTATTCGCTGGTGAAGTTCTGGATGCTGTCGAGTCGAGTACCGTCCGTCGAAAGCGGGTGGGTTTCGGTGACTGTCATTGTTGGTTTGGGTTTTGATTCATCGTAGCAGGAGAGTTCATAGTAGCAGGAGGTTCCAGTACCACAGGAAGGTGGCCGTTCCAAGCAGTACGAGTGCTGTCAGGGTGTACAGCAACTGGCGTCGCGGGCTCCAGCACCGGGTGAGCAGGGTGTACAGTGCAAGCGCAACCGTACCAACCGTTGTTGCGACGCCGATGACTGGCAGCGCATACGCCAGCAGAAACGCAGAAGATGGGTCGGTGAGGTAGCCAACGAGATACTGCGTCTGTCCGACAGTCATGTAGCCGAGCAACAATAGTAAAAACGCAAGGAAGGTGCCGCTTCCGAGGTGTGCCATAAGCGACGACAGCCGATCCGGATCAGAGCGCGTTGACGCAAGCCACTCACGACGGGACTCTTCCCGGTTGCGGTCCGGTTTGTATTCGTTGTATGCCCAGCCCAGGCCGAACAGGCTTCCGATGAGCGCACCGCCGTGCAGCGTTGTCGACTGATACCAACTTGTCTCCACGAATGCACTGGGGGTGCCGCCCAGGAACAGCTGAGAGAGCTCACCATCGTCGTCTTCTCCGAATGCAAGCCGGTCGCTGCCGTCCTCGCGCTCGAACACAAGCGGTTCGATTTCGACCCATCGGGTTGCGCCGCCGCCATCGTCAACGAGAAGTGCCCCATCGTCTGCGAGGGCAACGTCGATTGAGGGGGCGTTTAACGTCGTTGTAAAGAGGCTATCGTGTGCTTGTGTCCCGTGTCGAATCGACCGATAGCTTCCAGGGAGCTCCTCCGCACGATGTGGGTCGCTTGGATTGGGAGACTCGTGTGAGGGGTCGGGAAGCAGCGCTTCGACGACCGTATCGGCGAGGTCGAGTTCCAGACCGTTGTCGTTGTACGCGGTGAACACGCCGATATCATGCTCCGGAGCGAGGCGGAGTTCACTGGTGAACCCACTGGCTGGACTGGCGCCGTCGTGACGGAGCACCCGTGTGTCGCCGTGTCTGCTTTCAGCGAACCCAAACGCCATCCCCGAAATCGCCTCGTGGTGGGTGAACCACTGCTGATGAGAGTGGTCGATCGCAGCAGGATCGAGCACCTGCTCGCCATCGAGGCGCCCTTCGTTCAGATGGAGCAGCATGAACCGGGCCATATCAGTGGCACTGGCCGACATCGCGCCTGCTGGGCTGATGCCCAATCCACCGAACCTTCCGGCCGCTCCAATTCCGCCTTCTCCAGTTGCGTGGACTTCGTCTATCGCGCTGGGAAGTGGCTGTGCGAAGCTCGATGTCTCCATCCCTGCAGGTTCGAACAGTACAGCTGCCATCGCTTCGGCAAAGGGATCGCCAGCCGCTTCGGCGAGTGACTGTCCGGCCAGTGCAATCCCGTGGTTCGAGTAGGAACCCAGTGTTCCTGGCGACCGTACCTGTGCAGGCATCGGATCGAGATGCTCGGGGAGTGGCCCCACGTCTTCGGGCGATGGGAACCACATATTGTGGTTCGTTGCTTCGAATCCCCCAGTATGGGCCGCAAGGTTGGCAAGCGTGACTGGCTCATCCCAGTTGACGAGCCCGTTGTCAATGTACTCCTGAACTGGCGTTTCTGGGTCGAGATTGCCGCGTGCGATCAGTTCCGCGATTGCAGTACAGACGACGGGCTTTGAGACGGAGGCGATCCGAAATGGCGTCGTCGGTTCGGCAGGAAGGCCAGTCTCCGAATCGGCGAGACCGTACCCTTCCGAGAGGACAACCTCATCATCGACAACGACTGCGACCGCCGCACCCGGAACGTCCGCGTCTTCGAGAAGGTCCTCGACGATCGACGCTATCTCGCGTTGGTGGTCGTCGCCCTCCGCTGCGGCGCTGTCGCGCTGCTGTTGACCTGCATCGTCGGCTGATCGGGGGCGGGCAATGCCTGCTACGGTGCCAGACAGCGTGATGCCGGCTGTAACCCCGCCAACGCCAGTGAGCACCTCGCGTCGTGTCTTTGACCGTCTGCATTGATGTTCATCAGACATGTGTTTGACTGTCCGACTGTCGTACAGCTATCTTTCACTCACTGTCTGAAGTCAGTCGTGCGAAAATCTGGCCGATTGCAACGGGCACAGCGATAGGGCCGATCGCATGTGCGAACTGCTTGAATGATTCGAGCATCCCAGGCTTATCATCAGACGGTCCCAGATACAGCAGCAATGGGGTTTCCGGTGGGCCGTACACGTCCATCTCCATTCCCTTCTCAGAATAACACGTATCAAGCACCGTTATCAGATCAGTCTCCTGTAAGTTGTCAAGATGGTACGAGACCTGCTGGAGTGAGAGGTCAAGTTCGTCAGCAATGTCCTGTGCTGCCATTGGCTCTTCGTTGAGTGCGGTGAAAATCTCTTGACTCGTTTCCGATGAGAGCGTTTTGAACACGTCTGCGGTGTGCTCGTCATCGATACACAACAGATCTGGGTCGTCGCTTCGCTTGATGGAAGCGTCCGATGAGGTTGGAAGGAGCGTCCCCATTATACTGGTACCATTCGAATCGAATCCTGATATAGATTCAGTTCGATGAAAACTGATTTTGACCCTTATGCCGTACCACTTCGACAGTGGAGCCGGTTCGCCGCGCCGACGACACCGACGGTTGTACGTGTCTCAGATGTCGCACTGTCGATAGTGCGCTCAGACGACGCTCAGTCGCGGGAGATGTTCTCTGGGCAGTGAACCTGTTCCAGCGCTCTCCCTCAGTACTCTGGGTCGTGCTGTTGGTTGTGGGCCTGAGCCTTGTACTCTGGCCAGTGGCGGAATCACTGCCACAGACCTGGCCTGTTGAAACCGGTGTCGCCGTTTTTATTGTACTCAGTGCGACCGTCCTGCGGACCTACGCTGTTTCGCTCACCACCGCGAACCTCCAGAACTCGACCCGGTCTGCTTGGGAGCTCTTTGTTGCAAGCCAACGACACATACCGGCGGTCGTCATAATACTCGTTGCAGTACTCGTTGCTGCTGGGGGCGCTATTCTGGTCGGTTCGATCTTGAGTTGGGGAGTCGTTGTGACGGTTCCATTCGTGACCGAGCAGATCTATGATGGTGCCTCTGCAACACTCATTTTCGGCTCGCTCTCGGCACTTGCTGTGTTCAAGTTCTGGCTTGCACCCGAAATCTGCATTGCGGGGAACTACGGGCCAGTGGCGGCGCTCAAACTGAGCTGGTCGGTGACGAGCCTGTACTGGGTCCGCGTGCTCGTTGTCATCGTTGGCTTTGCACTCACAGTGTACCTTCCCGAACTCGGGGGACGGGCAATCGTAGCGGCCGGCGGGGACTGGCTACTTTGGCCACCGCTGACTGGGCTTGTGCAACTTTTGTTCTACAGCGTCGGATATGTAGTCTGGTTTGCCGTGGGAACACAGATCTATCTCCGATCAGTGCTCGATCAGTAAACTGTCGTCACTACATGTGTGAGCGCCTCAGAACGGTGAAAATCAATTTTAACCGTAGATAGCGACTTTTTGCTCACCAGTAGTATGTCCTGTAGCGATGACTGAAAGTGAACCAGTACTGCAAACAGCGAATCTGACAAAGACGTTCGGCGAGATTGACGCCGTACAGGAACTTGATCTCACAGTACGACAGGGAGAGATTTACGGGTTTCTCGGCCCAAACGGTGCTGGAAAAACCACGACGATCCACATGATCTTGTCGCTTGTCCGACCAACGTCCGGACAGATCTGGCTGTTCGGCGATGAGGTCGATCCAGCAGCGTCGACTCCTCGTGAGCGAATTGGCGTCCTGCCTGGTCACGGAGGGCTCTACGACAACCTCACCGCACGCGAACATCTTGAGTTCGTGGCTCGAATCAAGCAGGTTGATGTCAATCCTGAACATTTCTGTGAGCGGGTTGGACTGGCGTCGGCAATCGACCAGCAGG
Proteins encoded:
- a CDS encoding M23 family metallopeptidase codes for the protein MTVTETHPLSTDGTRLDSIQNFTSEYWWLGFLGFWEWVHPVFGLFYLCFLFIPVAIALEWLTDEGDPTEWIEDREPTGVRGHLGAGWATIHPVPLVQSIIHRCNMAVVRGRKLTPDPDEFDQEQPLWLPFDDEWTILSGSPDKTFAHDTGVPQHRYAYDFVITDDKGSTYDKAASGTDPATHYCYGEPVLAPADGTVVNATDSRNDSSRANGAPAPTYRSIYGNYVVIDHGDMVTVLAHLQQGSLTVQVGDTIEQGEQIASCGYSGNASEPQLHMHVQDRSRLSIGIGLPARFDATDTRHLDGDFMNDKQAIVHCGQGVKTRKPTDQS
- a CDS encoding serine hydrolase domain-containing protein, with protein sequence MLTGVGGVTAGITLSGTVAGIARPRSADDAGQQQRDSAAAEGDDHQREIASIVEDLLEDADVPGAAVAVVVDDEVVLSEGYGLADSETGLPAEPTTPFRIASVSKPVVCTAIAELIARGNLDPETPVQEYIDNGLVNWDEPVTLANLAAHTGGFEATNHNMWFPSPEDVGPLPEHLDPMPAQVRSPGTLGSYSNHGIALAGQSLAEAAGDPFAEAMAAVLFEPAGMETSSFAQPLPSAIDEVHATGEGGIGAAGRFGGLGISPAGAMSASATDMARFMLLHLNEGRLDGEQVLDPAAIDHSHQQWFTHHEAISGMAFGFAESRHGDTRVLRHDGASPASGFTSELRLAPEHDIGVFTAYNDNGLELDLADTVVEALLPDPSHESPNPSDPHRAEELPGSYRSIRHGTQAHDSLFTTTLNAPSIDVALADDGALLVDDGGGATRWVEIEPLVFEREDGSDRLAFGEDDDGELSQLFLGGTPSAFVETSWYQSTTLHGGALIGSLFGLGWAYNEYKPDRNREESRREWLASTRSDPDRLSSLMAHLGSGTFLAFLLLLLGYMTVGQTQYLVGYLTDPSSAFLLAYALPVIGVATTVGTVALALYTLLTRCWSPRRQLLYTLTALVLLGTATFLWYWNLLLL
- a CDS encoding ArsR/SmtB family transcription factor; this encodes MGTLLPTSSDASIKRSDDPDLLCIDDEHTADVFKTLSSETSQEIFTALNEEPMAAQDIADELDLSLQQVSYHLDNLQETDLITVLDTCYSEKGMEMDVYGPPETPLLLYLGPSDDKPGMLESFKQFAHAIGPIAVPVAIGQIFARLTSDSE